The following nucleotide sequence is from Brassica napus cultivar Da-Ae chromosome C4 unlocalized genomic scaffold, Da-Ae chrC04_Random_17, whole genome shotgun sequence.
ATGACGACAGGTGAGAAGAAGATTAAGAAATTAGATTAGGTTCAATGGCTAAAATGCCTTGCATATATATACGGGTTACTGAATAACTAAACCAAAACACCTTATATATAATACTAGGGCAAACCCGCCCGTCCGTAGGGCGGGTGAATAAATGAAATGACCaaggtttttattattttcagcgGTGGGCTGCATGTAGGTGATATCTAGAGAGTGTGGACTAATGTTAATGTGTTTAAGAGATGATgtaggttttgtttttttttttactttgccATTGGCAGAacatactatatattatatttggatGTGGCAGTCAGAGTAAAAGAAAATGAGAGAATTTAATCTATTAATCGAgagtcatattttttatttacaatataaaagTTTATGTTAGACCATTCGCTAAAACTAAATATCCTAAATTTactcatatataatattttcttaacagaAACGAATAAATAATATACTTCTAAACAATAAGGACATGATTATCCGAGTATTTAATAGGGTttcttagtttaaatataaattaaaaaaggaaaattcaaTTAACATAAATGCTGTTCATTTGGTCGACGCAGCCACCTGTGGCTGCGTCAATGTTTTCCGGAAAAGCTTGTTCGTTTCATTGACGCGGGTACCTGCGTCTGCGTCTGCGGCATAACGCAGCGTCATGTGTCTGACGCCGTAAAATCCTGCATCTGCGTCTGTTTTTGCGTCAACTTaacctaattaaaattttaccccTAACCTAATTCATTATTTACAGAAATACCTAAAGTCTAATAGCCGCAGACGCAGCCTTCTCCCATCGACGCAACCCTCTTCTCTCGATCTCAGACGCCTCTCAAGCTCTCTGTCTCGATCCCGACAtctcaagctctctctctcgaaGCTCTCTCTTATCCATATCTCTCGATCTCGAaccgatctctctctctctctctctctctctctctctctctctctctctctctctcgatctcgaaCCCAACTCATCTCATCTCGAAGCTCTCTTCTCCATGGCATCTCATCTCGAAGCTCTCTTCTCCATAGCATCTCGAGCTCGGCCAaacccatctcttccttttctcCATGAGGTAATTGTCTCTGTTCTAAGCATTTTGGTTTCAAGCATCGTTGATTACTCTTTCTTCATTTCAAGAATAAGATTTGCCATTACTTTGATTCTTTGGTTCAACTAGAATGGACCAAACATCGTTGATTAAACgtgttgtgtgtttttttttttcagcactTAAGTGTGTTCCGTGTTCAGCCTTGTCTCAAGTTCTCCGAAGCTTCTTCATCTCTCACTCTATCGTAAGGTTCGTCACTCACTCTAGCTATCATCCTCGTATAGAATCTGAAGCTGTGTGTTTGCTTTATATATGGCTCTCTACTTCTCTAGTCTTCTTAACGTTTGTGTTCATAcgttaagaaaaatataaatgtgtTGTGTTTGCTTTGTTTTTCTCAGCACATCGATCTCGAGCTCTCCCAAGCTTCGTCTCTCACTCTCAACATCTTCTAAAGCTCTCCAAGCTTTGTCTCTCACTCTCAACATCAGCTGTGTATGTGTGTCTCAAGCTCTCCCAAGCTTCGTCTGACTCTCCgtgctctttctctctcttctctcgaTCTCTTCTCCACGCATCTAGAGCTTAAGGTAACTGTCTCTGGAttacttgagttttttttttattggttgtgaGTTCATATAAACGAGATGACAGCATAGATGATAACTTTATGTTCTCATTGCTTATTCTTTCTTTCTGCCTTTTTTTTGCAGGTCTCAGGCTCGCAAGCTCAAACCCTCTCTCAGGCTCACTCTCTCGATGGCAAAAGATGTAAGCTCAGACCTTTTCTTGTTTGCATTGTATGAAACTTGAGTTGTGTATAGAAATGTCTTTAGGTGTATTGAACTTGAGTTTGTATAGAAATGTCTTTAGGTGTATGGAACTTGAGTTTATGAGTTTATAAATGGAACTTGCTGTATGTGTTTTGCTTTAGACTTGGACACCTGAGGAAACTAGGTATTTTTTCGAACTCtatgcggaagagagaagaaaaagaaataaggCTGGTATATCAATGAATAAAGTGGGGAAAGCAAACATTATGGAGGCGTTTGAACAGCGGTTTAAGAAGAATTTACCTGATTAGAGGCCCTACAAGAGCAAGTATGACACCAGTAGGAAGAAATACATTAAGATTAAGACGCTGACTCAAAATAGGACAGGGCTTGGGTTTGATGACATGGGAAGGATTGACATGTCAGATGATTGGTGGAGTGAACGCGAAAGGGTCAGTTTCACATTATTCTCTCTTCAGTTTCACATTTTAGTATATAGCATAATGATGATAAACAGcttatattacattttttttttctgttaatgACATTGCTATCACTAACTTACTCTTTCTTTTTTGCTGTATAGGAGTGTCCAGAGATTAGAAGATCTGTATGCAAAGAGATTAGTAATATGGATATGTTTGAAGCAGAATTTGGTGGTGTAGTAGTAACGGGAGCTGAAGGATGGAGCGCTCAACATGGAGAAGCCAGTTTGAACTCTAGAGTGGGTGAAGATAAtggtgatgatgaagctgattcTCAGCCAGCAGCAGAAACTCAAGCATTGGAGACAGAAACACAGCCACAAGCCCCACGCCAAACTCAGCCATCGACTCAGACTCATTCTGGAAGTTCAAGAGCAAAAAGAAGGCGTAAGTAGAAAGACATGGTTGTAGAAGCTTGTGTGAAACAGACTGGATCTCTTGAGGTGAAGAACAAGATAGCGGAACGGATGTTGGAGCGTCAAGAAGCTTTTAGTATTGAGAATGTGTTGGAGATATTGTATGCTTTGCCTGAAGTGAGAGAGTGGTCTCCACTATATGAAGCAGCAATAGAAATTCTCATAGATAATGAAGGGAACCGAAGAGCCTTTGTAACAATGAAGACAGATGAAGCTAAGATTAGGTTTCTGGAGCTTAGGACTAAGATAAAACGCGATGATGACTAGTATGGAATCTAAGATTAGTCTTCTTTTGTGTTCTTGATGGAACTAGTATAGAGCTTAGTTAGACTAGTCTTCTTTGTGATCTTGCTGGAACTACTATGGAGTTTAGGACTAGTCATCTTTTGTGATCTTGCTGGTCTGATCTTTGTATGAGTCTTTTGTGATCTTGTTGGTttgatccttgtatgaactctGCCTTTTGTCGCTTTATATATATGGtctttttatgtttctttaCTTGCTGTatccacatatttataaaatatgtaaaacatgTTGGTCTTAGGATGATTTTATTATAGGTCATGTTTCTTGCCGTGTGTGCATTTTAATATACTTGCCGTGTGTGCATTTTAATATGTGTCATTTAATTAGGCTGTGTCTTGTATTGCTTTCATCGATCTCTACATATTGTTTTGGTGCTGATAATAATCTTATACATTGTTTTGTAGATGCTTGAAAGATGGATATTGCAAGATGAAGATGGAGATTATGATGATGAACTTGGTTTGTTTGATGCGCCTATTACTGAGAGATTGAGTCATAGAACAGATCGAGGAGCAGGAAGGCGTCATGTTCAACAACTTATGTTTGAATCTAATCAGCAATGTTATGACATTCTTCGCATGAATCAAAGGACGTTTGAAGCTTTGTGCAAGATGCTAGCTGAGCGATATGGATTGAAAGAGACTCACCATGTCTACCTTGAAGAATCTGTGGCGATGTTTCTCGAGACTGTTGGTCAAGATAAGAAGAAGCGGGATATTGCTGCAAGGTATCAAAGGTCAGTGGATACAGTGCAAAGGAAGCTTGATGATGTCTTGAGTGCTATTCTCAAGTTTGTAGTGGATACATTAAGACCACAGGAAGGCGAGTTTGGAAGAGTAAATCATGTTTTGAGGAATGATGATCGGTATTGGCCTCATTTCAGAGATTGTATCGGAGCACTTGATGGAACGCATGTCCCAGTTCGCCCTCCAAGTCAAAATGCAGAAGCATACAGAGGCAGGAAGCAAGATCC
It contains:
- the LOC125594738 gene encoding uncharacterized protein LOC125594738 → MNQRTFEALCKMLAERYGLKETHHVYLEESVAMFLETVGQDKKKRDIAARYQRSVDTVQRKLDDVLSAILKFVVDTLRPQEGEFGRVNHVLRNDDRYWPHFRDCIGALDGTHVPVRPPSQNAEAYRGRKQDPTMNVRAICNFDMKFIYAYVGVPGRAHDTKS